Proteins encoded in a region of the Halothiobacillus diazotrophicus genome:
- a CDS encoding alkene reductase yields MSADSILLQPTSFGAIPVANRVVMAPLTRCRAGAGNVPTDLMVEYYRQRASVGLIISEASQIMPEGQGYPSTPGIHSDEQIAGWRKITDAVHQAGGKMVLQLWHVGRVSHSEFQPNQALPVAPSAMAIPGEGYTPSGAKKPYETPRALETAEIPGIVAAYVQGAKNAMAAGFDGVEIHGANGYLLDQFLRDGSNKRTDQYGGSLENRARLLMEVVDAVTAAVGAERTGLRISPLQPANGMSDSNPKATFSYVVEQVNAYPLAYLHIAGMGVDQPGAAGPAFDLNSLRPLWSGKLMVNYGYDQSSAEKVVTEGHADAVAFGKPMIANPDLVARIEQDAPWNVPDSSTFYGGGEHGYTDYPVLYTHSHSAT; encoded by the coding sequence ATGAGTGCCGATTCCATTCTGCTGCAACCGACTTCCTTTGGCGCCATACCGGTGGCAAACCGGGTTGTCATGGCGCCGCTCACACGATGCCGGGCCGGGGCGGGCAACGTGCCTACCGACCTTATGGTCGAATACTACCGTCAGCGGGCTTCGGTCGGGCTGATCATCAGCGAGGCCTCGCAAATCATGCCGGAAGGGCAGGGGTATCCCAGCACGCCCGGCATCCATTCGGACGAACAGATTGCCGGTTGGCGCAAGATCACCGACGCAGTCCATCAGGCCGGCGGCAAGATGGTGCTGCAGCTCTGGCACGTCGGTCGCGTGTCCCATTCCGAGTTCCAGCCCAACCAGGCCCTGCCCGTTGCGCCGTCCGCCATGGCCATCCCGGGCGAGGGGTATACCCCCTCTGGGGCGAAAAAGCCCTACGAGACGCCACGTGCTCTCGAAACTGCAGAAATTCCCGGTATCGTCGCCGCTTATGTCCAAGGGGCGAAGAACGCCATGGCGGCCGGTTTCGACGGTGTTGAAATCCACGGTGCGAACGGCTACCTGCTGGATCAGTTTCTGCGCGACGGCAGCAATAAGCGCACCGATCAGTACGGTGGTAGCCTGGAGAACCGTGCGCGTCTGCTGATGGAAGTGGTCGACGCCGTGACGGCGGCAGTGGGGGCTGAGCGCACCGGACTGCGAATTTCCCCACTGCAGCCGGCGAACGGCATGAGCGATAGCAACCCGAAGGCCACGTTCAGCTATGTCGTGGAACAGGTGAATGCCTATCCGCTGGCCTACCTGCACATTGCCGGCATGGGCGTCGATCAGCCCGGGGCGGCCGGCCCCGCCTTCGATCTCAATAGCCTGCGCCCCTTGTGGTCCGGCAAGCTGATGGTCAATTACGGCTACGATCAGTCTTCAGCAGAAAAGGTCGTCACCGAGGGACATGCCGATGCGGTCGCGTTCGGCAAGCCGATGATCGCCAACCCGGATCTGGTGGCCCGTATCGAGCAGGACGCGCCATGGAACGTGCCGGATTCCAGTACGTTCTATGGTGGCGGGGAACACGGGTACACGGATTATCCCGTGCTTTATACCCATTCCCATTCCGCGACTTGA
- a CDS encoding DUF2288 family protein → MTNELFPDDLSPDDLTPEERWSLFAGQTARIEWRELAPLFARGQVVLVDPALDLVDVAVAVADDNKSLVESWMQKAQFGLLDTKTAGTWAEGHTPIWAVVVHPWVLAQARQIQ, encoded by the coding sequence ATGACAAACGAACTATTCCCCGACGATCTTTCTCCCGATGACCTGACGCCCGAAGAGCGCTGGTCCTTGTTTGCCGGGCAGACCGCCCGGATCGAGTGGCGGGAACTGGCGCCCCTGTTTGCCCGGGGGCAGGTCGTGCTCGTCGATCCGGCACTCGACCTCGTCGATGTGGCCGTTGCGGTTGCCGATGATAACAAGTCCCTCGTCGAATCGTGGATGCAAAAGGCACAATTCGGCCTGTTGGACACGAAGACCGCCGGAACCTGGGCGGAAGGTCATACCCCCATCTGGGCGGTGGTTGTCCATCCCTGGGTATTGGCTCAGGCGCGCCAGATCCAGTGA
- a CDS encoding cupin domain-containing protein: MNEIHLENAPGKCTRKMHQENQPGTAPPVAERKRTKTRSMPDRQSYLNHRMEAETIDHGNGIIERCLMVPERHAITHCRLTELVIEPDRIANWPEGATDSERIWHVIDGAGLMTRDTDQFAIVPGDVIHIARGIAHQVHSRGQRPLQLLCVTCPTGDQPAAPSASSPN; this comes from the coding sequence ATGAATGAAATTCACCTGGAAAATGCACCTGGAAAATGTACCAGGAAAATGCACCAGGAAAATCAACCAGGAACCGCACCACCCGTGGCTGAAAGAAAACGCACCAAGACTCGCTCGATGCCGGACCGGCAATCCTACCTCAATCATCGCATGGAAGCCGAGACAATCGATCATGGAAACGGAATCATCGAACGTTGTCTGATGGTTCCCGAACGACATGCCATCACGCATTGCCGATTGACCGAACTCGTCATCGAGCCGGACCGCATCGCGAACTGGCCGGAGGGGGCGACCGACAGCGAAAGAATCTGGCACGTGATCGATGGTGCAGGCCTGATGACTCGTGACACGGATCAGTTCGCGATTGTCCCCGGGGACGTCATTCACATCGCACGGGGCATCGCGCATCAAGTCCACAGTAGGGGGCAGCGGCCATTACAGCTATTATGTGTGACCTGCCCGACCGGCGATCAACCTGCCGCTCCATCTGCGTCATCCCCAAACTAA
- a CDS encoding PAS domain-containing protein yields MDRFLSGNEYVLRPTQTIQSRTDLRGVITFVNRTLTEVSGYSREELVGAPHSLLRHPQIPRTIYYVMWETIKAEREFYGYVNNRAKNGDNYWVIAYIAPHYGSDKMLDGFSSVRRAPLRERIPEWTDIYDQLNQVEAKYPRKDQCVAGKDWLGNYLHKRTPYTDLTQYVLSGL; encoded by the coding sequence ATGGATCGGTTTCTTTCTGGCAACGAATACGTGTTGCGTCCAACGCAAACGATTCAATCCCGGACGGACCTGCGTGGCGTGATTACTTTCGTCAACCGCACGTTGACCGAAGTTTCAGGCTACAGTCGCGAGGAACTGGTCGGTGCGCCGCATTCGCTGTTGCGTCATCCTCAGATACCGCGGACGATCTACTACGTGATGTGGGAAACCATCAAGGCCGAGCGGGAATTCTACGGCTACGTCAACAACCGGGCGAAAAACGGGGATAATTATTGGGTTATCGCCTATATCGCGCCTCATTACGGCTCGGACAAGATGCTCGACGGATTCAGTTCGGTGCGCCGCGCGCCGCTGCGTGAGCGGATTCCTGAATGGACGGATATCTACGATCAACTCAATCAGGTCGAGGCCAAGTATCCACGGAAGGATCAGTGTGTGGCCGGCAAGGACTGGTTGGGCAATTACCTGCACAAGCGGACGCCCTATACCGATCTGACGCAGTACGTTCTGTCAGGTCTCTGA
- the kdsB gene encoding 3-deoxy-manno-octulosonate cytidylyltransferase, whose product MSHPPFCVIIPARMSSTRLPGKPLADIHGRPMLAWVHDCALACGSDEIVIATDDEQLRTAAEGFGARAVLTGDHHQSGTDRLAEVVDQLGIPDDTIVVNLQGDEPLMAPELLRQVARLLAEHPNAALSTLMVPITVREEFLDPSAVKVVANDAGEALYFSRAPIPHDRDAQIETGTVLGYRHLGLYAYRAGFLRRFTRCPMSRLESLEKLEQLRALSMGERIAIAVAEQIPHAGVDTPADLERVRSILAHAGEAAPP is encoded by the coding sequence ATGAGTCACCCGCCGTTCTGCGTCATCATCCCGGCCCGGATGAGTTCGACTCGTCTGCCCGGAAAACCCCTGGCAGATATCCATGGTCGACCGATGTTGGCGTGGGTTCACGATTGTGCGCTGGCTTGCGGCTCGGATGAGATCGTGATTGCCACGGATGACGAGCAGTTGAGGACCGCCGCCGAAGGCTTCGGTGCTCGGGCGGTATTGACAGGCGATCATCATCAATCCGGAACCGACCGTCTGGCGGAGGTCGTGGATCAGTTGGGCATTCCGGATGACACCATCGTCGTGAATCTTCAGGGGGACGAGCCCTTGATGGCGCCGGAGCTGCTGCGTCAGGTGGCTCGCCTGCTGGCGGAGCATCCGAATGCCGCGCTCTCGACCCTGATGGTTCCGATCACTGTGCGCGAGGAGTTTCTCGATCCCTCTGCCGTCAAGGTGGTGGCGAACGATGCGGGTGAGGCACTGTACTTTTCCCGGGCACCGATTCCCCATGATCGGGATGCACAGATTGAAACAGGGACGGTGCTGGGTTACCGGCATCTTGGCCTGTATGCCTATCGGGCGGGGTTCCTGCGCCGGTTTACACGCTGCCCGATGAGCCGTCTGGAGTCGCTGGAAAAGCTGGAGCAACTGCGTGCCCTGTCCATGGGGGAGCGTATCGCCATTGCGGTTGCCGAGCAGATTCCCCATGCGGGCGTGGACACCCCGGCAGATCTGGAACGCGTGCGTTCCATTCTGGCCCACGCAGGTGAAGCGGCCCCGCCCTGA
- a CDS encoding Trm112 family protein — MDKRLLEILVCPVTKGPLIYDKEKQELISLSARLAYPIRDDIPVMLESDARTLSNDEYETLRAAHPADTATS, encoded by the coding sequence ATGGACAAGCGTTTGCTTGAAATCTTGGTTTGCCCCGTCACCAAAGGGCCGTTGATCTACGACAAGGAAAAGCAGGAACTGATTTCCCTGTCCGCCCGCCTGGCCTACCCGATTCGCGACGATATTCCGGTCATGCTCGAATCCGATGCACGTACCTTGTCGAATGACGAATACGAAACCTTGCGGGCTGCACATCCGGCGGATACCGCCACCTCATGA
- the lpxK gene encoding tetraacyldisaccharide 4'-kinase: MRYPEFWQRKAIRSFFLLPFALLVCWIARRRRARAGRRRGVFCVDRPVFVIGNLTVGGTGKTPILIALARLLTERGYRVGVISRGYGVQIGVEPRDVTEAQGAADVGDEPWLIHERTGLPVMVHPDRVRAAQQLRARYPEVELILSDDGLQHHRLGRAIQMAVIDGDRRFGNGFCLPAGPLREPLSALSDMDFVVVNGETFEPGQWSVRFVLTSVQDLYDGQEYPLADFLNAHQGDTLQALAGIGHPERFFEALQSHGARIKRFPLDDHQPTPPGLLSYLRRSGMPVVMTDKDAVKWRQNKPAWHNQPGQVFAVSGSMLLGEGLIEAIMSRLEAVRITPGAVREKKI; the protein is encoded by the coding sequence ATGCGCTACCCCGAGTTCTGGCAGCGAAAGGCGATTCGAAGCTTTTTCCTGTTGCCGTTCGCCCTGCTGGTCTGCTGGATTGCCCGCCGGCGGCGTGCCCGAGCCGGGCGCAGGCGGGGTGTCTTTTGCGTTGACCGACCGGTATTCGTCATCGGTAATCTGACGGTGGGTGGTACCGGAAAAACGCCGATTCTCATCGCCTTGGCGCGTCTTCTGACGGAACGGGGTTACCGGGTAGGGGTGATTAGCCGCGGTTACGGCGTCCAGATCGGCGTGGAACCCCGCGACGTGACGGAAGCCCAGGGTGCTGCCGATGTGGGCGACGAACCCTGGTTGATTCATGAAAGAACGGGCTTGCCGGTGATGGTGCATCCCGATCGGGTGCGTGCCGCGCAGCAATTGCGGGCGCGATATCCCGAGGTTGAGTTGATCCTGAGTGACGATGGGCTTCAGCATCATCGGTTGGGCAGGGCGATCCAGATGGCCGTTATCGATGGCGACCGTCGTTTCGGCAATGGTTTCTGCCTGCCCGCCGGACCGTTGCGTGAGCCACTCTCGGCCCTGTCCGACATGGACTTCGTGGTCGTGAACGGCGAGACCTTCGAACCGGGTCAATGGTCCGTACGATTCGTGCTGACCTCGGTTCAGGATTTGTACGACGGACAGGAGTACCCCCTGGCGGATTTTCTGAATGCGCATCAGGGAGATACATTGCAGGCCCTGGCGGGTATCGGGCATCCCGAGCGTTTTTTTGAAGCCTTGCAGAGCCATGGCGCGCGGATCAAGCGATTCCCACTGGATGATCACCAGCCAACGCCGCCCGGATTACTGAGCTACCTGCGTCGTTCGGGAATGCCGGTGGTCATGACGGATAAGGATGCTGTGAAATGGCGACAGAACAAGCCCGCATGGCATAACCAACCGGGACAGGTGTTTGCTGTGTCGGGATCCATGCTGCTCGGTGAGGGGTTGATCGAGGCAATTATGTCGCGTCTTGAAGCCGTTCGGATTACGCCGGGCGCTGTCCGGGAAAAAAAGATTTAA